The sequence below is a genomic window from Pelecanus crispus isolate bPelCri1 chromosome 10, bPelCri1.pri, whole genome shotgun sequence.
TATGCAGGATTCAAGACTGTACCTCGTCTTTGAATTCCTTTCCATGGATCTCAAGAAATACTTGGACAGTATTCCATCCGGCCAATATTTGGATCGTTCACGTGTTAAGGTAATGAGGACAATTTCTTAATATAAGAGAGAAATCAATCTAAAGATGACCTACAAAGCTATAAGCAGCTCTTATTTTCAGTATAATTAACTCCTTGAGGAGAAATGAAAGGttaaagaagcagctgtggatAACAAGATGAATTGAGTTTTGCTCTCAAATGCCACTTCAGAttcttttaattactgaaattaaACTGCCTTAAAATAAGCTTAAGTAAAGAATTAATTTGTGTGGCTTTGATATTAACTCAATATCTGCAATGCCTTCCATCTCCATTTTCTACTACTATGGGGAGAGCTAATGTAAGGGAACAGCTTTATTTTGCGGAACACTAACTTGTACTAAAAGttagtctttttttctcccacttcgTCCTTTCTACAGAGTTACTTGTATCAAATCTTGCAAGGTATTGTCTTCTGCCATTCAAGAAGAGTTCTGCACAGAGACTTAAAACCTCAGAATCTCTTAATAGATGATAAGGGTGTGATCAAACTGGCGGACTTTGGATTGGCTCGAGCCTTTGGAGTTCCAGTGCGGGTATACACTCATGAAGTGAGTGAGTTGGAACATCCTCTTTGTGATTTGGACAATGCTTACTAGCTTCCTGGTAATAACTGAATAtgaaacagctaaaaaaaaaaaatcatggaacTTTTGAAGTCACTAAATAACAGTATCAAAGTTTATATTTcgattttgttttattcaatGGCTTTCCATCTCCATGACTGTGGTTTTACTCTAAGGTTCCAAAGCATCTTATGAATCCCACTATTAACTTGACAATGAATCAGATGGGCCAGAACTTGTTGCTTACTGTCTTGTAAGGgcatttttgcttcatttttgcttCACAAAGTACTTGAGACTGAGCATTTTGGTAGCTAGGCGCTAAAGGCTTCCTGCTCTTTGGGAAGTAGTGTAGGCAACTGCTTTGCTTGCAGTAGAAACTACTGTAATGGAGTTTATGTTTATCTGAATGAATTTTGAAAGTAGTATTTTCACTAAAATTTCTATCATTGgctattttaacaaaaaaaacctgtgaatgCTGCTTAATAATGAGCCATTGGGCTTGCAGTCAATTAGAGGACCTGATTCTATAAACTcataaaaaaattttctttgttcCATAGGTAGTGACACTGTGGTATAGGTCTCCAGAGGTGTTGCTAGGATCTGCTCGTTACTCTACTCCTGTAGATATATGGAGCATAGGGACCATATTTGCTGAGCTGGCAACTAAAAAACCGCTTTTCCATGGGGACTCAGAGATTGACCAGCTCTTCAGAATCTTCAGGTACGTCAGGCTGAACCTTTCCTTGCTATTTGTGCAGCATTGCACAACAGTGCTGTGCACTTACTAAAAGTGCATATACATAGTAGTGCATACAGGTGTCAGACTAAACTGCTCAGTATTTTGCTTCTGCTTGCACAGAGCTTTAGGTACCCCCAACAATGAGGTATGGCCTGAAGTGGAATCCCTGCAAGACTACAAAAACACATTCCCGAAATGGAAACCTGGCAGCCTGGGAACGCATGTCAAAAACTTGGATGATGATGGACTGGACCTGCTGTCTGTAAGTAGTCTTTCTTAAACTGCTGATTAAGAAACTGAACAGGTAGTTTCAAATACTCTAGAATACATAAAGCTATACTAATTAGTCTTGGCTCAAATGAAGATACGGAGATCTTCAAACTATCAGCAGTGGTATGGGCTGTTGTTCTTGTAGAACTGACACCTTGTGTGACACTCACTTTCATAAATAATAGATGACTAGACtacttttcttctcattaagTAATTATGCCTCAGCTTTTTTATACTAATAAGCCAGGTACAACTTGAAAGTAAGGATGAGCTTTTACAAACAGGTCTAAGTGAAGGCTCCTGCCCACAAACTGTAGCTGTCACCTTCCTGGTGCCAGCACTGATTATGATGTGGCTGTATGGCTGCTGATCCAGTtgggaatgtttttctttcacgGTAGCATGTAGATTAATCTTGGTGGGCTCATCTTGGTGGTCTTAACTGAATAAACAATGATGGAAGCAGCTGAATTTGATTAGCTGTGAAACCAGGGGCTTTGTTTGAATCAGTCTGTAGTGTCTGTCTCAATTGCCTTAAAATTTTGAGTTCAAGTTTTTTTTGGCTGTGGTGGATTAACTTTTAATTAGTATATTTTGTGTCTAGTGTGAGTTTACTTTAGTTATGTGGCCATGCAGTTGAACTACCACACTAAGCTTTCATTTGACAAGCTCTTCATGAGGCTTTTCCATTTAGTGCTCTTCCAGCTCGTGTGCTGCCACTGTGGACTAATTTAGATCGCACCTTAGGCGTGACCTTAGATGTACCTTGGTGACTTGTCCGAATGCTGCATTTATACAGTGCAGACTTGCATATCGGGGTGTGGGGCGGTGCTCTACGTGTCTTAAGATAAGCTGAAACTTCAGAACCGTTTTGGTACAAGGGGAACCTTGTAGAGCAATTACCTGTGTAGCTGGCTCATGTTT
It includes:
- the CDK1 gene encoding cyclin-dependent kinase 1 — encoded protein: MDDYTKIEKIGEGTYGVVYKGRHKTTGQVVAMKKIRLESEEEGVPSTAIREISLLKELHHPNIVCLQDVLMQDSRLYLVFEFLSMDLKKYLDSIPSGQYLDRSRVKSYLYQILQGIVFCHSRRVLHRDLKPQNLLIDDKGVIKLADFGLARAFGVPVRVYTHEVVTLWYRSPEVLLGSARYSTPVDIWSIGTIFAELATKKPLFHGDSEIDQLFRIFRALGTPNNEVWPEVESLQDYKNTFPKWKPGSLGTHVKNLDDDGLDLLSKMLIYDPAKRISGKMALNHPYFDDLDKSTLPANLIKK